In Roseovarius indicus, one genomic interval encodes:
- a CDS encoding WGR domain-containing protein: MTQTSVDLKRIDPSLNMRRFYRMALQPDLFGGVDLVREWGRIGRRGQLMIERHTGADEAVVSMRRLEAVKRKRGYGS, from the coding sequence ATGACGCAGACCAGCGTTGATCTCAAGCGCATTGATCCGTCTCTGAACATGCGACGCTTCTATCGCATGGCCTTGCAGCCCGATCTGTTTGGTGGTGTCGACCTCGTGCGCGAATGGGGCCGGATCGGGCGTCGGGGCCAATTGATGATTGAGAGGCACACCGGTGCGGATGAAGCGGTAGTCTCGATGCGTAGACTTGAAGCCGTGAAACGAAAGCGCGGGTATGGATCTTGA
- the istA gene encoding IS21 family transposase, with amino-acid sequence MARLPMRKIREALRLRASGLTTREVGDSIGVGRTSVSEYVGRAARAGLSWPLPDDLTDAALEALLFPVPPPDAATTYPKPDWAHVHSELRRPGVTLSLLWEEYREAHPKGYGYSRFCELYRRWEGRLAPVMRQHHVAGEALYVDYAGQTFEIVDPETGEVRQAEFFVAALGASNLTYAEATWTQGLSDWIGSHTRTFAFLGGVPTTVVSDNLKSGVTKACFHDPQINRSYADMAAHYDTAIIPARPRKPRDKATVEVAVQLAQRWIHARLRNRRFSSLAELNAAIRELLERFNNRRTRHLGASRRELFEQIERHALQPLPLEPYEFAEWRCRKVGLDYHVEIDRHYYSVPHTLLKAEVWARITSRTIEIFHKDQRVASHVRTSGNRKHTTVMDHMPSNHRAYADWTPERLCRWASKVGPNTASLVEVIMRERKHPVQGFRACLGILRLSKGYAATEFEAAANYALTIGAHSYGSLQSILKNKRYRRAPDRPAEEPAITHPNIRGADYFH; translated from the coding sequence ATGGCGAGATTGCCGATGAGGAAGATCAGAGAAGCCTTGAGGCTGCGCGCAAGCGGCCTGACGACCCGGGAGGTTGGCGACAGCATCGGCGTCGGCCGTACGTCGGTCAGCGAGTATGTCGGCCGGGCGGCGCGGGCGGGTTTGTCCTGGCCGCTGCCGGATGATCTGACGGATGCTGCGCTGGAAGCGTTGTTGTTCCCGGTCCCACCGCCAGATGCAGCTACCACCTACCCGAAGCCGGACTGGGCGCATGTGCATAGCGAGTTGCGCAGGCCCGGAGTGACCCTGTCGCTGCTCTGGGAGGAATACCGGGAGGCGCATCCCAAGGGCTATGGCTACAGCCGTTTTTGCGAGCTTTACCGCCGCTGGGAGGGCAGGCTGGCCCCGGTGATGCGCCAGCATCATGTGGCGGGCGAAGCGCTTTACGTGGACTACGCCGGGCAAACCTTCGAGATAGTGGACCCCGAGACTGGTGAGGTGCGCCAGGCCGAGTTCTTTGTCGCAGCCCTCGGCGCGTCGAACCTGACCTATGCCGAAGCCACCTGGACACAAGGCCTGTCCGACTGGATCGGCAGTCACACGCGAACCTTCGCATTCTTGGGCGGCGTGCCCACGACGGTGGTCTCGGACAATCTCAAATCCGGGGTCACCAAGGCCTGCTTCCACGATCCACAAATCAATCGCAGCTACGCCGACATGGCGGCACATTACGACACCGCCATCATCCCGGCCCGCCCGCGCAAGCCTCGCGACAAGGCCACAGTCGAGGTGGCCGTGCAGCTCGCGCAGAGGTGGATCCATGCGCGGCTGCGGAACCGGCGCTTTTCCTCGTTGGCGGAGTTGAACGCGGCGATCCGGGAGCTTCTGGAGCGCTTCAACAACCGGCGCACCCGTCATCTCGGGGCCAGCCGCCGGGAGCTGTTCGAACAGATCGAACGCCACGCCCTCCAGCCGCTTCCGCTGGAGCCATACGAGTTCGCGGAATGGCGCTGCCGCAAGGTGGGGCTCGACTACCACGTCGAGATCGACCGGCATTATTACTCGGTGCCCCACACCCTGCTGAAGGCCGAGGTCTGGGCGCGCATCACCAGTCGGACTATCGAGATATTCCATAAAGATCAGCGCGTTGCCTCGCATGTCCGGACATCGGGCAACCGCAAGCACACTACGGTGATGGATCACATGCCGTCCAATCACCGAGCCTATGCCGATTGGACCCCGGAGCGCCTGTGCCGGTGGGCGTCCAAGGTCGGCCCCAACACGGCATCCCTCGTCGAGGTCATCATGCGCGAACGCAAACACCCCGTGCAGGGGTTCCGCGCCTGCCTGGGCATCCTGCGGTTGTCCAAGGGATACGCGGCAACCGAGTTTGAAGCGGCCGCAAATTACGCGCTCACCATCGGCGCCCATTCCTACGGCTCCCTGCAATCCATCCTGAAGAACAAGAGATATCGCCGGGCCCCGGATCGGCCCGCAGAGGAACCGGCGATCACCCACCCCAACATTCGCGGCGCCGATTATTTCCACTGA
- the istB gene encoding IS21-like element helper ATPase IstB: protein MLDHPTHDLLRQLKLDGMADAFTELQSQDSAADMGHAEWLGLLIDREVANRTTKRFQSRLRAAKLRHGGACVEDVDFRAARRLDKALFQQLAAGRWIKEKRNLLITGPCGVGKTWLACALGQRACRDNATVIYKRLPRLFSELQLAHDDGRFPRMFRQLVKADLLILDDWGPERMTAPQRRDMMEIIEDRYGSGATLVTSQLPVDAWHNIIDEPTFADAILDRLIHNAHRLPLDGPSMRKTRDAPATKTVDEQTDT from the coding sequence ATGCTTGATCATCCAACCCACGACCTGCTGCGCCAGCTCAAGCTGGACGGCATGGCGGACGCTTTCACCGAACTGCAATCCCAGGACAGCGCCGCCGACATGGGCCATGCCGAATGGCTCGGCCTCCTGATCGACCGGGAGGTGGCGAACCGCACGACCAAGCGGTTCCAGTCCCGGCTGCGCGCCGCCAAGCTTCGTCACGGTGGCGCTTGCGTCGAAGATGTCGATTTCCGCGCCGCGCGCCGCCTCGACAAGGCTTTGTTCCAACAGCTCGCCGCTGGCCGATGGATCAAGGAAAAGCGCAACCTGCTGATCACCGGCCCCTGTGGGGTCGGCAAAACTTGGTTGGCCTGCGCCTTGGGACAAAGAGCCTGCCGCGACAACGCCACCGTGATCTACAAGCGCCTGCCGAGGCTGTTTTCGGAACTGCAACTGGCGCATGACGATGGACGCTTCCCACGCATGTTCCGCCAGCTTGTCAAAGCGGACTTGCTCATTCTCGACGACTGGGGGCCGGAACGCATGACCGCGCCACAGCGCCGGGATATGATGGAAATCATCGAGGATCGATACGGGTCCGGCGCAACGCTGGTCACAAGCCAGCTGCCGGTCGATGCCTGGCACAACATCATCGACGAACCGACTTTCGCGGACGCTATCCTGGATCGCCTGATCCACAATGCGCACAGATTGCCTCTCGATGGCCCGTCGATGCGCAAGACCCGCGATGCCCCCGCGACCAAAACCGTTGACGAACAAACCGACACCTGA
- the istB gene encoding IS21-like element helper ATPase IstB — protein MLTHPTLEQMAALGLTGMADAWKALADQDPGQALDRNEWLGLMLDREASTRADKRFANRLRNAKMRFPDACIEDVNFTASRGLDRRQVLALAQGAWIKAKEQIILTGQTGTGKTWLACAFGHQAARLDHSVLYVRMPRLFEDMAMARLDGRFPKLVDKLARVQLLILDDWGAHGLTDQQRLDLLELFEERYQRRSTIITAQLPVSGWHDMIGEPTIADAILDRIVHNAHRIDLKGDSMRRADQNRNLTHAENTETMQTET, from the coding sequence ATGCTGACACATCCCACCCTCGAACAGATGGCCGCGCTCGGCCTGACAGGCATGGCCGACGCCTGGAAGGCGCTCGCCGACCAGGATCCGGGCCAAGCCCTCGATCGCAATGAATGGCTCGGGCTCATGCTTGATCGGGAAGCCTCGACGAGGGCCGACAAACGCTTCGCCAACCGGCTGCGTAACGCCAAGATGCGCTTCCCGGACGCCTGTATTGAAGACGTCAACTTCACCGCAAGCCGCGGCCTCGACCGCCGTCAGGTTCTCGCATTGGCACAGGGCGCGTGGATCAAGGCAAAGGAGCAGATTATCCTCACCGGCCAGACCGGCACGGGCAAAACCTGGCTGGCTTGCGCCTTCGGCCATCAAGCGGCCCGGCTCGATCACTCCGTCCTCTATGTCCGCATGCCGCGGCTCTTCGAGGACATGGCCATGGCCCGCCTCGACGGGCGGTTCCCAAAGCTGGTCGACAAACTGGCCCGCGTCCAACTGCTCATTCTCGATGACTGGGGGGCCCACGGACTGACCGATCAGCAGAGGCTCGACCTGCTCGAGCTGTTCGAGGAGCGCTATCAGCGGCGCTCCACCATCATCACCGCCCAGCTGCCCGTCTCGGGCTGGCATGACATGATCGGCGAACCAACAATCGCCGACGCCATCCTCGACCGGATCGTCCACAACGCACACCGCATCGACCTCAAGGGAGACAGCATGCGAAGAGCAGATCAAAACAGAAACTTGACCCACGCCGAAAACACAGAAACGATGCAAACCGAAACATGA
- the istA gene encoding IS21 family transposase yields the protein MPRRKRARRTTVQDIRTILRLTHEQGLSAREVAARLKLSKTTVATYLNRAREAGLSCWPLPPGRDGDVTLKQVLFQRVGRPPRDLTEPDWPKMAAEMKRKGVTLALLWEEYRAAHPDGYGYTWFCEHYRAFENRISPRYRNRHEAGAVMQTDYAGHTIPVIDPATGQEHRAQIFVAVLGASNYTFAWASLSQKLPDWIEAQVRALKFFGGVPKAIVCDNLKAAVAKPLWFEPSVTKTFSDMAAHYDTTVLPTRPRKPRDKGKVEGAVLIVERWILARLRNRQFFSIEALNVAMAELLEDLNARTMRRVGRSRQELFEEIERAALRPLPDTPFEYAEWKQAKVHPDYHIEVLHSFYSVPHRLIGRQVDVRLTHRMIEIFHNTQQVAVHRRRGPRGGHTTIKEHMPKAHQRHGGMTPESLIRRAARTGYHTAVLVERLMRDRPHPEQGYRSALGVLGLQRQFGADRLEAACERALTVGTVNYTSVRSILITGLDRAPEPPDPITATPLHDNIRGAGYYQ from the coding sequence ATGCCGAGACGGAAGCGAGCGAGGCGCACGACCGTGCAAGACATACGAACGATACTGCGTTTGACGCATGAACAAGGGCTTTCGGCGCGTGAGGTTGCCGCGCGTCTGAAGCTCAGCAAGACGACGGTGGCGACCTACCTGAACCGGGCCCGGGAAGCGGGGCTGAGTTGCTGGCCTCTTCCTCCGGGCCGGGATGGCGATGTGACGCTGAAGCAGGTCCTGTTCCAGCGCGTTGGCCGCCCACCCCGGGATCTGACCGAACCGGACTGGCCGAAGATGGCCGCGGAGATGAAGCGCAAGGGCGTGACGCTGGCGTTGCTCTGGGAGGAATACCGGGCGGCGCATCCCGACGGCTATGGCTACACCTGGTTCTGCGAGCACTACAGGGCATTCGAGAACCGGATCAGCCCTCGCTATCGCAACCGCCATGAGGCCGGCGCGGTGATGCAGACCGACTATGCGGGCCATACCATCCCGGTGATCGACCCCGCGACAGGTCAGGAGCACCGCGCCCAGATCTTCGTCGCCGTACTCGGCGCATCCAACTATACATTCGCATGGGCGAGCCTCAGCCAGAAGCTGCCTGACTGGATCGAGGCCCAGGTCCGCGCGCTGAAGTTCTTCGGCGGGGTGCCCAAGGCGATCGTGTGCGACAATCTCAAGGCGGCCGTGGCCAAGCCGCTCTGGTTCGAGCCGTCGGTGACCAAGACCTTCTCCGACATGGCGGCGCATTACGACACGACCGTATTGCCCACGCGGCCGCGCAAACCCCGCGACAAGGGCAAGGTCGAGGGCGCAGTGCTGATCGTGGAGCGCTGGATCCTGGCCCGGCTGCGCAACCGGCAATTCTTTTCCATCGAGGCGCTCAACGTGGCCATGGCCGAGTTGCTCGAGGATCTCAATGCGCGGACCATGCGTCGGGTGGGGCGTTCGCGGCAGGAGCTTTTCGAAGAGATCGAACGCGCCGCACTGAGACCCTTGCCCGACACGCCGTTCGAGTACGCGGAATGGAAGCAGGCCAAGGTGCATCCCGACTACCATATCGAGGTGCTCCATAGCTTCTATTCCGTGCCGCACCGCTTGATCGGCCGGCAGGTCGATGTGCGCCTGACCCACCGCATGATCGAGATCTTCCACAACACCCAGCAGGTGGCCGTGCATCGCCGCCGCGGCCCCCGGGGCGGCCACACCACCATCAAGGAACATATGCCAAAGGCTCATCAGCGCCATGGCGGCATGACGCCGGAAAGCCTCATCCGCCGGGCCGCCCGCACCGGCTATCACACGGCCGTGCTCGTTGAACGTCTGATGCGCGACAGGCCGCATCCCGAACAGGGGTATCGATCGGCCCTCGGCGTACTCGGCCTGCAGCGGCAGTTCGGGGCGGACAGGCTGGAGGCCGCCTGCGAACGCGCCCTGACGGTCGGAACCGTCAACTATACCTCGGTGCGCTCCATCCTGATCACCGGACTGGATCGGGCCCCGGAACCGCCAGACCCGATCACCGCGACACCCCTCCACGACAACATCCGTGGCGCCGGCTACTACCAGTAA
- a CDS encoding CcdB family protein translates to MAQFQVFRTAGDRLVLDLQTDLIDTGTRVVAPLLPAASGPTAIRRLEPVFKIEGSDYVLHTAEMAAIPSILLKGEPVADLSVADYEIRGALDMVFSGF, encoded by the coding sequence ATGGCGCAATTCCAGGTTTTTCGCACGGCCGGCGACAGGCTTGTGCTCGATCTTCAGACTGATTTGATCGACACTGGAACACGCGTGGTGGCGCCGCTCTTGCCGGCGGCTTCTGGTCCGACAGCCATCAGGCGCCTTGAACCGGTCTTCAAGATCGAAGGGTCGGATTACGTTCTGCATACGGCCGAGATGGCTGCGATCCCGTCAATACTGCTTAAGGGAGAGCCTGTCGCCGATCTTTCTGTTGCCGATTACGAAATCCGAGGTGCACTCGATATGGTGTTCTCCGGTTTCTAA
- a CDS encoding type II toxin-antitoxin system CcdA family antitoxin, with product MPKPTSEKQRTNVTLTAANLAAARELGLNVSAISEAAVAEAVRKAKANAWAKENANAIEERRAWIEAHGTQLADLQVLKMG from the coding sequence ATGCCGAAACCCACTTCTGAAAAACAACGCACAAACGTCACCCTGACGGCGGCAAATCTCGCTGCCGCGCGGGAATTGGGTCTTAATGTTTCGGCTATCAGTGAAGCTGCGGTTGCCGAAGCCGTTCGTAAAGCGAAAGCAAATGCCTGGGCCAAGGAGAACGCAAATGCAATTGAAGAGCGCCGGGCATGGATAGAGGCGCATGGGACACAGTTGGCTGACCTTCAGGTCTTGAAAATGGGCTGA
- a CDS encoding CcdB family protein, whose amino-acid sequence MQGNIHRMRDGNEIVCRVQKDLGIETPYILCAPVLLRSEWGALIPKLHIPIHLDGVPHIIIMSQLVAIPGAQIGSVIGDASAWRDEIVAAIDLLVSGF is encoded by the coding sequence ATGCAAGGAAACATCCATCGCATGCGCGATGGCAACGAAATTGTGTGCCGGGTTCAGAAAGATCTCGGCATTGAGACACCCTATATTCTTTGTGCGCCTGTCCTCCTTCGCTCCGAATGGGGAGCACTGATTCCAAAACTTCATATTCCCATTCACTTGGACGGCGTCCCGCACATCATAATCATGTCGCAGTTGGTTGCTATTCCGGGCGCACAAATCGGTTCTGTTATCGGTGATGCATCGGCCTGGCGCGACGAGATAGTCGCTGCCATTGATCTATTGGTTTCTGGTTTTTAG
- a CDS encoding helix-turn-helix domain-containing protein, with the protein MEKPMCCSKNSGCDDLRLLSRKQLIRRWQCGSDALFWRAERDGLLLPHRDGRRTGYAEGDVFAFEGGRPPKGLLEAYRADLMTPDDVAARCPLTRGTILDRARKGVLPARRIGTAWRFVPAEVARWLKTWP; encoded by the coding sequence GTGGAGAAGCCAATGTGCTGTTCGAAAAACTCAGGATGTGACGACCTTCGGCTGCTCAGCCGCAAGCAGCTGATCCGGCGATGGCAATGCGGAAGTGATGCGTTGTTCTGGCGCGCGGAGCGCGATGGCCTGCTGTTGCCACATCGCGACGGGCGTCGGACGGGCTATGCGGAAGGCGACGTGTTCGCGTTCGAAGGCGGGCGGCCGCCGAAGGGCCTTCTCGAGGCGTATCGTGCGGATCTCATGACACCGGACGACGTCGCGGCGCGCTGTCCGCTGACACGGGGCACGATCCTCGATCGTGCCCGGAAGGGTGTGTTGCCGGCCCGCCGGATCGGCACGGCCTGGCGATTTGTTCCCGCGGAAGTTGCCCGTTGGCTCAAGACTTGGCCGTGA
- a CDS encoding tyrosine-type recombinase/integrase: MQIETLQHVYQLLPDLYSETSRDAYRAAFRRAERLTNKKLWQLAADERAWEQELSKIVWAGEFRAKTPEAAERAFETWGGKIPAAIRRARKHVGSGPATNRDAKQAWDRIADYVSDVENCVDETGQRILPNMSGLSIANLRARLGHMRPQTVDTEGAIEALRKLPADKTESYRNAVRFFNRLIREQNRHAPIADLLPDRQVGELPTRRDAPLDWSRFSQEFLDARDTALDQAVQVEANKKSSRAARIAARRQNKRLRRRRVFNPDATRKNYVRSLSWLARHAEEDRGNVYDVKTLDDLVTEDRVEAAVKRYIARGQSDEELRDTTQTSSVKSYLSALLSLARRNGMPEDLVFALEDIADDPDYVSDRDGEMSATREEFIRLVDRDPAIVRAIVTGPETLLREARRGFDRWERLSDAQKAETLHLSIAAAAMAVQLARPLRTRNVNEFDAGGQGTDLVAPRRAGAKAWIEIDRSKVKNRRAIEGPVPDWLWAVFEAWQEEGRSRWIARHKKTGCRDTDALFPGTRGGYLTRSTFNKCWNRGMSRLGLTGLTPHTMRHVAATLYLAVHPGDYHVVAALLCDELKTVEHFYARGEGRAAAELFAQVLEDLHPTLGLRGNA; the protein is encoded by the coding sequence ATGCAAATCGAAACTCTCCAACATGTTTATCAACTCCTTCCGGATCTCTATTCGGAAACCTCGCGGGACGCGTATCGCGCCGCGTTCCGGCGCGCGGAGCGGTTGACGAACAAGAAGCTGTGGCAGCTCGCGGCCGACGAGCGGGCCTGGGAGCAGGAGCTCTCGAAAATCGTCTGGGCCGGCGAATTCCGCGCAAAGACTCCGGAAGCTGCCGAGCGCGCGTTCGAGACCTGGGGCGGCAAGATCCCTGCGGCGATCCGACGCGCGCGCAAGCATGTCGGATCGGGTCCGGCAACTAACCGGGACGCCAAGCAAGCATGGGACCGGATCGCGGATTATGTGTCCGACGTTGAAAACTGCGTCGATGAGACGGGCCAGAGGATTCTGCCGAACATGTCCGGCCTGTCGATCGCAAATCTGCGCGCGCGCCTCGGGCACATGCGTCCGCAAACGGTGGATACCGAAGGTGCAATCGAGGCACTGAGGAAGCTCCCCGCGGACAAGACGGAGAGTTATCGGAATGCTGTGCGTTTCTTCAATCGCCTGATCCGCGAGCAGAACCGCCACGCGCCCATCGCGGACCTGCTGCCCGATCGGCAAGTGGGGGAGTTGCCCACGCGGCGCGATGCGCCGCTCGACTGGTCGCGCTTCTCGCAGGAGTTCCTCGACGCTCGTGACACCGCCCTGGACCAGGCGGTGCAGGTCGAGGCAAACAAGAAAAGCTCTCGCGCCGCCCGGATTGCCGCACGGCGCCAGAACAAACGCCTGCGCCGTCGGCGCGTCTTCAATCCGGACGCGACACGGAAGAACTATGTCCGCTCGCTGTCCTGGCTTGCACGCCATGCCGAAGAAGATCGCGGTAACGTCTACGATGTCAAAACGCTCGATGACCTCGTCACGGAAGATCGCGTCGAGGCGGCGGTCAAGCGCTACATTGCCCGCGGCCAGTCCGACGAGGAGCTCCGCGATACGACACAGACGAGTTCGGTGAAGAGCTACTTGTCGGCTCTCTTGTCGCTTGCCCGGCGCAACGGAATGCCGGAAGACTTGGTCTTCGCGCTCGAAGATATCGCCGACGATCCGGACTATGTCTCGGATCGCGATGGAGAGATGTCCGCGACGCGCGAAGAGTTCATCCGTCTTGTCGATCGCGACCCGGCGATCGTGCGAGCGATTGTCACCGGTCCGGAGACGCTCCTGCGGGAAGCCCGGCGGGGTTTCGATCGCTGGGAGCGGTTGAGTGACGCTCAAAAAGCCGAAACACTCCACCTGTCGATCGCGGCCGCCGCGATGGCCGTGCAGCTGGCGCGGCCGCTTCGGACGCGCAACGTCAACGAGTTCGACGCGGGCGGGCAGGGTACTGATCTCGTCGCACCGCGCCGCGCGGGCGCGAAGGCGTGGATCGAGATCGATCGAAGCAAAGTGAAGAACCGCCGCGCAATCGAAGGCCCGGTGCCGGACTGGCTGTGGGCAGTTTTCGAAGCTTGGCAGGAAGAGGGGCGATCGCGGTGGATCGCGCGGCACAAGAAGACCGGCTGTCGCGACACCGACGCGCTCTTTCCCGGAACTCGGGGGGGCTATCTCACGCGCTCGACATTCAACAAGTGCTGGAACCGTGGCATGTCGCGTCTGGGGCTTACCGGCCTTACGCCGCACACGATGCGCCACGTCGCGGCGACGCTCTATCTCGCGGTGCATCCCGGCGACTATCATGTCGTGGCAGCACTGCTCTGCGACGAGTTGAAGACCGTCGAGCACTTCTATGCCCGCGGTGAGGGACGGGCGGCCGCCGAGCTCTTCGCACAGGTGCTGGAAGACCTGCATCCAACCCTGGGCCTGCGGGGGAACGCGTGA
- a CDS encoding LysR substrate-binding domain-containing protein, with translation MRKYSLPALSQLHTFEAVSRRLSFTAAADELCLTQSAVSRQIKSLEADLGRPLFLRKHRAIELTPEGRQLFEAVARGLDEIAGCVADLRTDAGTPQITVAASVAFSYYWLMPRLERFSERCPGVDLRVLATDQKIDLSKGDADVAVLYGDGTWDGVQARHLFGERVYPVCSPGYLRDHPELRRPSDLLDQALLHLEGGGTIWGTVDWQVWLAQKGVTGQPVRRGIRLNSYPMVLQGAAAGRGVALGWSYITDAMLADGQLVCLFENPLETCFSYYIGTSADAMSKPVVSEFVQWILEECEAEASGVA, from the coding sequence TTGAGGAAATATTCGCTGCCAGCTTTGTCGCAGCTTCACACATTTGAGGCGGTGTCCCGACGGCTGAGTTTCACTGCCGCCGCCGACGAGTTGTGCCTGACGCAAAGCGCCGTGAGCCGACAGATCAAGTCTCTGGAAGCAGATCTGGGCCGCCCGCTCTTTCTGCGCAAGCACAGGGCCATCGAACTGACACCAGAAGGGCGACAACTGTTCGAAGCGGTTGCCCGCGGTCTGGATGAGATCGCCGGATGCGTCGCCGATCTGCGCACAGACGCCGGAACGCCGCAGATCACCGTAGCGGCCTCAGTGGCCTTTTCCTACTATTGGCTGATGCCCCGGCTGGAGCGCTTTTCGGAGCGATGCCCGGGCGTTGACCTCCGGGTTCTGGCAACCGATCAGAAGATTGATCTAAGCAAGGGTGATGCCGATGTCGCCGTGCTTTACGGCGATGGCACGTGGGACGGGGTCCAGGCCCGGCACCTGTTTGGCGAGCGGGTCTATCCGGTATGCAGTCCTGGTTATCTGCGCGACCACCCGGAGTTGCGTCGACCCAGTGATTTGCTGGATCAGGCGCTTTTGCATCTGGAAGGCGGCGGCACGATCTGGGGGACTGTCGACTGGCAGGTTTGGCTGGCACAGAAGGGTGTGACCGGGCAGCCGGTGCGCAGGGGCATCCGCCTGAACAGCTATCCGATGGTTCTGCAAGGGGCCGCGGCCGGGCGGGGCGTGGCCCTGGGGTGGAGCTATATTACCGATGCCATGCTGGCGGACGGGCAATTGGTCTGCCTGTTCGAGAACCCGCTCGAGACCTGCTTCAGCTATTACATCGGCACATCCGCCGACGCGATGTCCAAACCGGTCGTATCAGAGTTCGTGCAATGGATATTGGAGGAATGCGAGGCCGAGGCATCGGGCGTCGCATGA
- a CDS encoding trimethylamine methyltransferase family protein, giving the protein MPATAIRKPNRRSRNKSTLPPAAPPIRPGMIGGRYQPLSQAEMERIHELVLRLLADLGLSQITPSLEARAVAAGCEVDDTGRLRFPRAMVEDVIGRTRRKFTLHGIDPAHDIEIGGRRVHTGTGGAAPTIMDFHSGKYRESTVADLYDIARLVDRMDNIHWYHRSVVARDTETVLDLDINTTYACLSGTSKSIAVSYTDSASVRAVIPMLDAVAGGEGRFRQRPFCTAVCCHVVPPMRFATESCDALEAAVEAGMPILLVAAGQAGATAPAALAGAVAQACAEVLAGLILCNLIDPQCRAIFATWPFVSDLRTGAMSGGSGEQALLSAACAQMAGFYDLPNSVPAGMTDSKLPDMQAGGEKGYTISLAAHAGASMIHESAGMHGSLMGTGFESYVLDNDLLGAILRTVKGVEVNEDTANFDVIRDVVMGEGHYLGHPQTFARMKTDYLYPQIACRRSISDWEDAGARDARDVARDTVRTILADHYPGHIPEEVDRRLRDNFNIVLPRARMGASNGIW; this is encoded by the coding sequence ATGCCAGCCACCGCCATTCGAAAGCCGAACCGCCGGAGTCGCAACAAATCGACCCTCCCGCCGGCCGCGCCGCCCATCAGGCCGGGCATGATCGGCGGGCGGTATCAGCCGCTCAGCCAGGCGGAGATGGAACGCATCCATGAATTGGTGCTGCGGCTGCTGGCCGATCTTGGCCTGTCGCAGATCACGCCCAGCCTGGAAGCGCGCGCGGTCGCGGCGGGCTGCGAGGTGGATGATACCGGCCGGCTGCGTTTTCCACGAGCCATGGTCGAGGACGTGATCGGCCGCACAAGGCGCAAATTCACCCTGCACGGCATCGACCCGGCGCATGACATCGAGATCGGCGGCCGGCGCGTGCATACGGGCACCGGAGGCGCGGCCCCCACGATCATGGATTTCCATAGTGGCAAATACCGGGAAAGCACTGTGGCCGACCTTTACGACATCGCCCGGCTGGTGGACCGGATGGACAATATCCACTGGTATCACCGCTCGGTCGTGGCCCGCGACACCGAAACCGTGCTCGACCTGGATATCAACACCACCTATGCCTGCCTCTCCGGCACCTCCAAGTCCATCGCGGTCAGCTATACCGACAGCGCCAGCGTGCGCGCGGTAATCCCGATGCTGGATGCGGTGGCCGGCGGCGAAGGCAGGTTCCGGCAGCGCCCCTTCTGCACGGCGGTCTGCTGTCACGTGGTGCCGCCGATGCGTTTTGCCACCGAGAGCTGCGACGCGCTGGAGGCGGCGGTCGAGGCGGGGATGCCGATCCTGCTGGTGGCCGCGGGCCAGGCCGGGGCGACCGCCCCCGCCGCCCTGGCCGGGGCCGTGGCGCAAGCCTGTGCCGAGGTGCTGGCCGGGCTGATCCTGTGCAACCTCATCGACCCGCAATGCCGGGCGATCTTCGCCACCTGGCCCTTCGTCAGCGACCTGCGCACCGGGGCCATGTCGGGCGGCTCGGGCGAGCAGGCGCTGCTCTCTGCCGCCTGCGCGCAGATGGCCGGCTTCTATGACCTGCCCAATTCGGTCCCCGCGGGCATGACCGACAGCAAGCTGCCCGACATGCAGGCGGGCGGCGAGAAGGGATATACCATCTCGCTGGCCGCCCATGCCGGGGCGTCGATGATCCACGAAAGCGCCGGCATGCATGGCAGCCTGATGGGCACCGGTTTCGAAAGCTACGTTCTGGACAATGACCTGCTGGGGGCGATCCTGCGCACGGTCAAGGGGGTCGAGGTGAACGAGGACACCGCGAATTTCGATGTCATCCGCGACGTGGTGATGGGCGAAGGCCATTACCTGGGCCACCCGCAGACCTTTGCTCGGATGAAGACCGATTACCTCTATCCCCAGATCGCCTGCCGCCGCAGCATCAGCGATTGGGAGGATGCAGGCGCCCGTGACGCGCGCGACGTGGCCCGTGACACGGTTCGCACGATCCTTGCGGACCACTATCCCGGCCATATCCCCGAGGAGGTGGACCGCCGCCTGCGCGACAATTTCAACATCGTTCTGCCAAGGGCCCGGATGGGTGCCAGCAACGGCATTTGGTAA